The following are encoded in a window of Bacteroidales bacterium genomic DNA:
- a CDS encoding Omp28-related outer membrane protein — MKLKISLVFLTTVFSFILWTACDKIEDPLKITDQKDYPLNPDDTLFFVDSVLVQNKQVLLEDFTGHKCVNCPKAAKELHEMMEELHPSLVSYTVHAGNFAVPSPGTVFSTDLRSPLSERLFTEFGIFANPIAMIDRVEYNGLRQVFTTSWNTVVTQQLQTPNTANLKLKNIYFPKLDIVVIDVDVEFLSALEGQYNLVVYLVEDGIVSPQLNNDPTIGPDTLMNFVHHNVLRGAVNAAYGDPINLSGNIVSGQTFTKRYTYQINPDWVTENCRIIAYIGKSDDALNLIDIIQVAELGIKTEE; from the coding sequence ATGAAATTAAAAATATCACTCGTTTTTTTAACTACTGTTTTTTCGTTCATCCTTTGGACAGCCTGTGATAAAATTGAAGACCCCCTCAAGATCACTGACCAGAAAGATTACCCTTTGAACCCGGATGATACCTTGTTTTTTGTTGATTCAGTGCTGGTGCAGAACAAGCAGGTATTGCTCGAAGACTTTACAGGTCACAAATGTGTCAATTGCCCAAAAGCTGCAAAAGAATTGCACGAAATGATGGAAGAACTCCATCCGAGCCTGGTGTCCTACACCGTTCACGCCGGGAACTTTGCTGTACCCTCTCCGGGTACTGTGTTTTCTACCGATTTGCGCTCGCCGCTTAGCGAGCGGTTGTTCACCGAATTTGGGATTTTTGCCAACCCTATTGCCATGATTGATCGTGTGGAATACAATGGTCTCAGGCAGGTATTTACGACCAGCTGGAACACTGTTGTAACCCAGCAATTGCAAACACCGAACACTGCAAACCTGAAACTCAAGAACATCTATTTTCCAAAGCTGGATATCGTCGTCATCGATGTTGATGTTGAATTCCTCTCTGCACTCGAAGGCCAATACAATCTGGTGGTTTATCTTGTCGAAGATGGTATTGTTTCGCCACAATTGAATAATGACCCGACCATTGGCCCCGACACATTGATGAATTTTGTGCACCACAATGTACTTCGCGGTGCTGTGAATGCAGCATATGGGGATCCGATCAACCTGTCTGGTAATATTGTTTCAGGGCAAACTTTCACTAAAAGGTATACTTATCAGATCAATCCTGACTGGGTTACTGAAAATTGCAGGATCATTGCCTACATTGGCAAATCAGATGATGCCCTCAACCTGATTGACATCATCCAGGTGGCTGAACTGGGAATTAAGACTGAAGAATAA
- a CDS encoding DUF2723 domain-containing protein — translation MENYKKLNNLIGWAVFLIATAVYFLTIEPTASWWDCGEYIATSYKLQVGHPPGAPFFQLVARIFSLFSFGDTSQVALMINGMSALSSSFTILFLFWSITILARKAVLLGGEMTSAKMIAIFGSGVVGALAYTFSDSFWFSAIEGEVYAMSSLFTAVVFWAILRWEEEEGQPHSARWLLLIAYLVGLSIGVHMLNLLAIPAIVFVYYFKKYQPTIKGMMVAGVISILILSAIMYVIIPEIANLFANTEILFVNTFGMPFNSGTIFFVILLIANVFFFIKATSTNNPMLVKVAIGLAGLLFILILSESTSAGSFFMRLIVGSLLGGGVYLIRNQRVHLNTIALSFAFVLIGYSSFILIIIRANANTPVNENNPDDAIGLFSYLNREQYGTWPIFHGPYYNSPVVDYEDGNPVFIRDVAKGKYVIADARKSTNPVYDPAFTTIFPRMWSNQKPIHISEYKRWGKVKGIPMRYTNENGEAEVIQKPTFGENLTYFFRYQLGFMYWRYFMWNFAGRQNDIQGHGEIENGNWITGFDSLDANRLGNQKNLPPSMQNWGNNKFYLLPLILGLIGLFFHFNRDYKNGLVVTLLFIMTGIAIIVFLNQYPYQPRERDYAYAGSFYAFAIWIGFGVLGIFNFLKKFMGQSLSAIAATVVPLVLVPGIMASEGWDDHNRSGKYAALDFAINYLESCEPNAIIFTNGDNDTFPLWYAQEVEGIRTDIRVVNYMLASGEWYIHQKMRKVYDSPPLPFTISRKDYDKGNNNYVPFFERVSGSWELKEIIDFIAKDNPRTKVQLQDGTFINFIPTKDLKMTINRDELVAKGYVNKKFYDRIPDEISWRVKQNFLYKNDLMLLDFIATNSWERPIYFTSPSAVEGVMDIAKYCHLEGIAYRFMPVEADHYLEGLGGINVDRAYDLLVNKARWGRLNEPEVYVDPESRRNSVMPRQNYFRLAAALIELNQMDSAVMTLDACQKYFPNEKMYYDMYSLPMVEYYYDAAATEKGNAVSDILLTNYEADLEYYATLDQYFQDYYQKEIERAFSIMQHLASLSRRYQQTDQADKIETRLNLLLDKFM, via the coding sequence ATGGAAAATTACAAAAAGCTCAACAACCTGATCGGGTGGGCTGTGTTTTTGATTGCCACAGCCGTTTACTTCCTGACCATCGAACCTACCGCCAGTTGGTGGGATTGCGGTGAATACATTGCCACCTCCTACAAACTGCAGGTGGGTCACCCTCCGGGAGCGCCATTTTTCCAGCTTGTTGCCAGAATATTTTCTTTGTTCTCTTTTGGTGACACCTCACAGGTAGCTTTGATGATCAACGGGATGTCGGCACTGTCGAGCAGCTTCACTATCCTGTTTTTATTCTGGAGCATCACCATTCTTGCACGCAAGGCAGTTTTACTTGGTGGTGAAATGACCAGCGCCAAAATGATCGCCATTTTCGGAAGCGGCGTTGTTGGAGCGTTGGCTTACACCTTCAGCGATTCATTCTGGTTTTCAGCCATCGAGGGTGAAGTATATGCCATGTCGTCGTTATTTACTGCAGTTGTTTTCTGGGCTATTCTCCGTTGGGAAGAGGAAGAGGGGCAGCCTCATTCGGCCCGCTGGCTGCTGCTGATTGCTTACCTTGTAGGGCTTTCCATTGGCGTTCACATGCTCAATCTGCTGGCTATCCCGGCGATCGTGTTTGTTTATTATTTCAAAAAATATCAGCCTACCATCAAGGGGATGATGGTTGCCGGTGTCATCTCCATCTTAATCCTGTCGGCCATCATGTATGTAATTATCCCGGAAATTGCCAACCTGTTTGCCAACACCGAGATTCTGTTCGTCAATACTTTTGGGATGCCTTTTAATTCAGGAACGATCTTTTTCGTCATCCTGCTGATTGCCAATGTTTTCTTTTTTATAAAAGCAACTTCAACCAACAACCCGATGCTTGTTAAAGTAGCAATAGGTCTGGCCGGGTTGCTTTTTATACTGATACTTAGCGAAAGTACTTCTGCAGGAAGTTTCTTTATGCGATTAATTGTAGGAAGTCTTTTAGGTGGAGGTGTTTACCTGATTAGAAATCAACGTGTCCATTTGAACACCATTGCCCTAAGTTTTGCTTTTGTTCTTATCGGCTATTCCAGTTTTATCCTTATTATTATCAGGGCAAATGCTAACACCCCTGTTAACGAGAATAATCCTGACGATGCCATTGGTCTTTTTTCTTACTTAAACCGTGAGCAATACGGCACCTGGCCTATTTTCCACGGGCCTTATTACAACTCTCCGGTAGTTGATTATGAAGATGGCAATCCTGTCTTTATTCGCGATGTGGCCAAAGGAAAATATGTGATTGCCGATGCGCGCAAAAGTACAAACCCAGTGTATGATCCGGCATTTACTACCATTTTTCCGCGTATGTGGAGCAACCAAAAACCCATTCATATTAGCGAATACAAGCGATGGGGGAAGGTGAAAGGTATTCCAATGCGCTATACGAACGAAAATGGAGAAGCTGAGGTAATTCAAAAGCCAACCTTCGGTGAAAATTTGACCTACTTCTTCCGCTACCAACTCGGGTTCATGTACTGGCGGTATTTTATGTGGAATTTCGCCGGAAGGCAAAACGATATCCAGGGGCATGGGGAAATTGAAAACGGCAACTGGATCACCGGGTTCGATAGCCTGGACGCCAATCGGCTCGGGAATCAGAAAAACCTCCCTCCGAGTATGCAGAACTGGGGTAATAACAAGTTTTACCTGCTTCCTCTGATACTTGGATTAATCGGACTTTTCTTCCATTTCAACAGGGATTACAAAAACGGTCTGGTGGTAACACTCCTGTTTATCATGACAGGAATTGCCATTATCGTCTTCCTCAATCAATACCCATATCAGCCAAGGGAGCGGGATTACGCGTATGCAGGCTCTTTTTATGCCTTCGCCATCTGGATCGGGTTTGGTGTACTGGGGATTTTCAACTTCCTGAAAAAATTTATGGGTCAAAGCTTGTCGGCCATTGCAGCCACAGTCGTGCCCCTGGTGCTTGTGCCTGGAATTATGGCCAGCGAAGGATGGGACGACCACAACCGGTCGGGAAAGTATGCCGCACTTGATTTTGCGATCAATTACCTCGAATCGTGCGAACCAAACGCCATCATTTTTACCAATGGCGATAATGATACTTTCCCCCTTTGGTATGCTCAGGAAGTGGAAGGAATCCGCACCGACATCCGTGTTGTGAACTATATGCTTGCATCCGGCGAGTGGTATATTCATCAGAAAATGCGGAAGGTTTATGATTCTCCACCGCTGCCATTTACCATTTCAAGAAAAGATTACGACAAAGGAAACAATAACTATGTCCCCTTCTTTGAAAGGGTCAGTGGATCATGGGAATTGAAAGAGATCATTGACTTTATTGCAAAGGATAATCCAAGAACAAAAGTGCAACTGCAGGATGGAACCTTTATCAATTTCATTCCAACCAAAGACCTCAAAATGACCATCAACCGTGATGAACTGGTTGCGAAAGGGTACGTAAATAAAAAGTTCTATGATAGAATCCCAGATGAAATCTCCTGGCGTGTTAAACAAAACTTTCTTTACAAAAACGACCTGATGCTGCTCGATTTTATTGCGACCAATAGCTGGGAACGCCCGATTTACTTCACCAGCCCGTCTGCCGTTGAAGGCGTTATGGATATTGCAAAATATTGTCATCTCGAAGGCATTGCTTACCGGTTTATGCCGGTGGAGGCCGACCATTACCTGGAAGGATTAGGTGGAATTAACGTGGACAGAGCTTATGATTTGCTGGTGAACAAAGCCCGCTGGGGAAGACTCAACGAACCGGAAGTGTACGTTGACCCTGAAAGCCGGCGAAACTCTGTGATGCCAAGGCAAAATTACTTCCGTCTGGCTGCAGCCCTGATCGAACTGAATCAGATGGATTCGGCCGTGATGACGCTCGACGCCTGCCAGAAATATTTCCCCAACGAAAAAATGTACTACGACATGTACTCCCTGCCAATGGTAGAATATTACTACGATGCCGCCGCCACAGAAAAGGGGAATGCTGTTTCAGACATTCTTTTGACCAACTATGAAGCCGACCTGGAGTACTACGCTACACTCGATCAGTATTTCCAGGATTACTATCAAAAGGAAATTGAGCGGGCTTTCAGTATCATGCAACATCTTGCATCCCTCTCCCGCCGCTACCAGCAAACTGATCAGGCAGATAAGATCGAAACAAGGCTCAATCTACTGCTTGATAAGTTCATGTAA
- a CDS encoding T9SS type A sorting domain-containing protein, translating to MKKLMLYSIVIFCAFIADNAAAQFFSATSDLFEYDSRVPNISNWCPEAGTIYLPGQEVYLDYSLFEGNLTSLQLGFSSEINGEITILGNLPPEGQAFITIPDVVTSFGRLYIIASDSFGHINNYEVPSDGYLTIGTGIQPVSLIPGWSGISTYYVPVDNQIANIFSDHIEDIVIIQDLQDVFWPGGNLFSLNEWDVMQGYVIKTLNPFTVNFQGSTPQCNEWANIDEGWDIIPIIADCDIEAQSFMSWYLWSSVIIKEVAGWRVLWPTYNINSLQVLERGKSYFVYSWMANNDFWFGPCWEGEKMSFDSKPAIPKKWNQPISTAVSHVFAIPEEVLLASDIESDFTIGAFTPEGLCIGTAPAGAFHITVFADDPTTQEIDGIATGETVHFRAWSKSKTREFILFPTFDHPDEGIFSPNGLSVIRSLTASATSIDELTGHIPAFFPNPADDFFSIKTSFTGEYLVSVSDVRGSLLLTQNANGDATVKISNLPQGVYFVNLSNADISITRKLIKR from the coding sequence ATGAAAAAATTAATGCTTTATTCAATAGTTATTTTTTGCGCATTTATCGCAGATAATGCAGCGGCACAGTTTTTCTCAGCCACGTCCGACCTGTTCGAATACGATTCCAGGGTTCCTAATATTAGCAACTGGTGTCCTGAGGCAGGAACGATTTATCTCCCGGGTCAGGAAGTGTATCTGGATTACTCTTTATTCGAAGGAAATCTCACATCATTGCAATTGGGTTTCAGTTCTGAAATAAACGGTGAAATTACAATCCTCGGAAACCTACCCCCTGAGGGGCAAGCCTTCATAACAATTCCTGATGTAGTTACTTCATTTGGAAGGCTTTACATCATTGCATCCGACAGTTTTGGTCATATAAATAATTATGAAGTGCCATCTGACGGATACCTCACAATCGGAACGGGAATTCAGCCGGTTAGTCTGATTCCGGGATGGAGCGGTATTTCAACCTATTATGTGCCAGTGGATAATCAGATCGCGAACATCTTTAGCGATCATATTGAGGATATTGTCATCATTCAGGATCTCCAGGATGTGTTTTGGCCGGGGGGAAATCTTTTTTCATTGAATGAATGGGATGTCATGCAGGGATATGTGATTAAAACCCTCAATCCGTTCACTGTAAATTTTCAGGGCAGCACACCCCAATGCAACGAATGGGCAAATATTGATGAAGGATGGGACATCATACCCATTATTGCCGATTGCGATATTGAAGCCCAAAGTTTTATGAGCTGGTATTTATGGTCGAGCGTGATCATAAAAGAGGTGGCCGGTTGGAGGGTTTTATGGCCGACATATAATATCAACTCCCTGCAGGTATTGGAGAGAGGCAAATCATATTTCGTTTATTCCTGGATGGCCAATAATGATTTTTGGTTTGGGCCATGTTGGGAAGGTGAAAAAATGTCGTTTGACAGTAAGCCTGCCATTCCCAAAAAGTGGAATCAACCTATATCAACAGCTGTATCCCACGTTTTTGCAATTCCGGAGGAGGTGCTACTAGCATCAGATATAGAATCAGATTTCACTATCGGAGCTTTTACACCTGAGGGATTATGCATTGGAACCGCTCCGGCAGGCGCTTTCCATATCACTGTTTTTGCCGACGATCCTACAACTCAGGAGATTGATGGAATCGCTACAGGAGAAACAGTACATTTTCGTGCATGGAGTAAATCAAAAACACGGGAGTTCATTTTGTTCCCCACTTTCGACCATCCGGACGAAGGAATATTTTCACCCAATGGATTATCAGTGATCAGATCATTAACCGCCAGTGCAACCTCCATTGATGAACTCACCGGCCATATTCCAGCTTTTTTCCCAAATCCTGCCGATGACTTTTTCTCCATAAAAACCTCTTTTACTGGAGAGTACCTTGTGTCAGTTTCCGATGTCAGGGGATCATTATTGTTAACCCAAAACGCGAATGGAGATGCTACAGTAAAAATTTCTAATCTGCCGCAAGGCGTCTATTTTGTCAACCTTTCAAACGCTGACATTTCCATTACACGAAAACTGATAAAACGTTGA
- a CDS encoding sodium-translocating pyrophosphatase, protein MPGIFWLTPISAVLALGFAYFFFKQMMGASEGTDVMKRIAHHVRKGAGAYLRQQYKVVGVVFVIITIIFSFMAYVLHIQNPWVPFAFLTGGIFSGLAGFFGMKAATYASARVANACRDSLNAGLRLAFRSGAVMGLTVVGLVLLDISIWFTVLNLAIPETTSGMQLLTITATMLTFGMGASTQALFARVGGGIYTKAADVGADLVGKVEAGIPEDDPRNPATIADNVGDNVGDVAGMGADLFESFAGSILATALLGAAAYTGGYLDNQYSAVIAPMLIAAVGTLLSIAGVYMVKTKEGATQKQLLKALGFGVNVSAGLIVIFSLVILYFLGLPNYLGLWGSIVVGLLAGIGIGQSTEYYTASAYKPTQRIAASSQTGPATIIISGIGTGLISTAFPLLIIAIAITLAYGFATPTLFSFDKADINFGLYGIGIAAVGMLSTLGITLATDAYGPIADNAGGNAEMAHLGKEVRKRTDALDSLGNTTAATGKGFAIGSAALTALALLAAYFEEVKMMFVHFLNQPDTLINGTAAKDATFIDFIYHYEIHLMNARVIVGILIGVMAVFLFSGMTMNAVGRAAQKMVDEVRRQFREIKGIMEGTTEPDYARCVAISTKGAQQEMMLPSLMALLIPILVGLVFGVAGVTGLLIGTTTSGFALAIFMANAGGAWDNAKKYIEEGHHGGKGSENHKAAVIGDTVGDPFKDTSGPSLNILIKLMAMAAVVTVGVAVSYHLL, encoded by the coding sequence ATGCCAGGAATTTTTTGGTTAACACCAATCAGTGCTGTGCTTGCTCTTGGGTTTGCTTACTTTTTTTTCAAGCAGATGATGGGCGCCAGCGAAGGAACTGATGTGATGAAACGCATTGCTCATCACGTTCGCAAGGGCGCCGGAGCATACTTACGTCAGCAATACAAAGTTGTGGGAGTAGTTTTTGTCATTATCACGATCATTTTCAGTTTCATGGCCTATGTGCTACACATTCAGAACCCATGGGTTCCGTTTGCTTTTCTCACAGGAGGTATCTTTTCGGGGCTTGCCGGTTTCTTTGGGATGAAAGCAGCTACTTATGCTTCAGCCCGCGTAGCCAACGCCTGCCGTGATTCTCTCAATGCCGGTCTCAGGCTTGCTTTCAGAAGCGGCGCCGTCATGGGACTAACAGTGGTAGGACTGGTGTTGCTCGATATTTCAATTTGGTTCACTGTATTGAACTTAGCTATTCCGGAAACAACTTCCGGGATGCAGTTGTTAACCATTACCGCAACCATGCTTACCTTTGGCATGGGTGCTTCCACACAGGCACTGTTTGCACGTGTGGGCGGCGGCATCTACACAAAAGCTGCCGACGTTGGCGCTGACCTTGTAGGAAAAGTGGAAGCCGGAATCCCTGAAGACGATCCCCGCAACCCTGCAACCATCGCCGATAACGTAGGTGATAATGTGGGCGACGTTGCAGGTATGGGCGCCGACCTTTTTGAGTCGTTTGCCGGTTCAATTCTTGCAACAGCCCTCCTGGGAGCTGCTGCTTACACCGGTGGTTACCTTGATAATCAATACAGCGCCGTTATTGCTCCGATGTTGATCGCTGCTGTTGGTACTTTGCTCTCGATCGCTGGTGTTTATATGGTAAAAACCAAAGAAGGCGCCACCCAGAAACAATTACTCAAAGCATTAGGTTTTGGTGTAAATGTAAGTGCCGGCCTGATTGTTATTTTCTCACTGGTCATTTTATATTTCCTTGGTCTTCCCAATTATTTAGGCCTCTGGGGTTCGATTGTTGTCGGACTGCTCGCAGGTATTGGCATTGGTCAATCCACTGAGTATTACACTGCTTCAGCCTATAAACCAACCCAACGGATTGCAGCTTCCAGCCAAACAGGTCCTGCTACGATCATCATTTCGGGAATTGGCACAGGTCTAATCTCTACAGCATTTCCTTTGTTAATCATTGCCATCGCCATCACACTTGCTTACGGATTTGCCACTCCGACCCTATTCTCATTCGATAAAGCCGACATCAACTTCGGATTGTACGGAATCGGTATAGCCGCAGTGGGAATGCTTTCAACATTAGGTATCACCCTCGCCACCGACGCTTATGGTCCGATTGCCGACAATGCAGGTGGTAATGCCGAGATGGCTCATCTGGGTAAAGAGGTGCGTAAACGTACCGATGCGCTCGATTCATTGGGAAACACTACTGCAGCTACAGGTAAAGGTTTTGCTATCGGAAGCGCCGCTCTTACTGCTCTTGCACTTCTTGCCGCTTATTTTGAAGAGGTGAAGATGATGTTTGTACATTTTCTGAATCAGCCCGATACACTGATCAATGGAACAGCTGCAAAGGATGCCACTTTCATCGATTTCATCTATCACTACGAAATACATCTGATGAACGCACGGGTTATTGTTGGAATATTAATCGGTGTGATGGCGGTATTCCTTTTCAGCGGTATGACGATGAATGCTGTTGGCCGTGCTGCGCAGAAAATGGTGGATGAAGTTCGTCGCCAGTTCCGCGAAATCAAAGGCATCATGGAAGGCACTACTGAGCCTGATTATGCCCGTTGCGTTGCGATTTCGACCAAAGGCGCCCAGCAGGAAATGATGCTTCCTTCGCTGATGGCTCTGTTGATCCCCATCTTAGTTGGGTTGGTATTTGGTGTTGCCGGGGTTACCGGTCTGCTGATCGGCACAACTACAAGCGGCTTTGCACTCGCCATCTTTATGGCTAATGCAGGAGGCGCCTGGGATAATGCCAAGAAATACATCGAAGAAGGACACCATGGCGGAAAGGGTTCCGAAAACCACAAAGCTGCCGTTATCGGCGACACCGTGGGCGACCCGTTCAAAGATACTTCCGGTCCAAGCCTTAACATCCTCATCAAACTCATGGCCATGGCTGCCGTTGTTACTGTGGGTGTGGCTGTTTCTTATCACCTGCTTTAG
- a CDS encoding glycosyltransferase family 39 protein, whose protein sequence is MKTNKQLPFWIFSLSVVFGLTLPVLIQDAMFQDAMLYSSVSHNLSQGIGTFWFPQYSKMNIAGLSSFHEHPPLLFGIQALFFKVLGSSIYVERFYTLLMIVFNILLIHMLWKEIFSKSDGQRKLGWLPVLFWMTIPVCFWSFRGNMMENTMSVFDLAAVLLFFYAIKSRRNEIFLLAGSGLMIFLASFTKGIPGLFPLAVPFLYWLTLRKTGFWQSVWQTAILFAVAATIYVVLFLFPESSESLSNYVFKRLLMRVDVMPTADYRLEILWRLVKELIPVMIMVSVVSAVAFFKKMKTGFSNHSSNILVFLLIGFSGSAPLATTMVQKGWYLVPAFPYFAIGFALMISPMVAVWIEKINSQKQAFRIFTFLTILMMAGVIVITASQYGKVSRERETVADVYEIGKVVPRLSAITVPQEMYSEYNFILEGFLVRYFNISLDPREENEYFMKLKTLNADVPEGYKRVQISLNKYDLFKKQ, encoded by the coding sequence TTCCGGTGCTGATCCAGGATGCGATGTTCCAGGATGCGATGCTCTACAGCAGCGTTTCGCACAATCTCAGCCAGGGCATCGGCACGTTCTGGTTTCCACAGTACAGTAAAATGAACATTGCCGGGTTGTCCTCTTTTCATGAGCATCCGCCGCTACTGTTCGGCATCCAGGCACTGTTTTTCAAGGTGCTGGGCAGCTCAATTTATGTTGAAAGGTTTTATACGCTCCTGATGATCGTTTTCAATATTCTTTTGATCCATATGCTGTGGAAAGAAATTTTTTCCAAATCAGATGGACAACGAAAACTGGGCTGGTTGCCGGTATTGTTCTGGATGACCATTCCGGTGTGTTTCTGGTCTTTCCGGGGAAATATGATGGAAAACACCATGAGTGTTTTTGACCTTGCTGCTGTTCTGCTGTTCTTTTACGCCATCAAATCAAGGCGGAACGAAATCTTCCTGTTAGCCGGATCGGGATTGATGATCTTCCTGGCCTCTTTCACCAAAGGCATACCCGGGCTTTTTCCGCTGGCCGTTCCTTTTCTTTACTGGTTAACTTTACGAAAGACCGGATTTTGGCAAAGTGTGTGGCAAACTGCAATTTTGTTTGCCGTTGCGGCGACGATTTATGTTGTCCTGTTTCTATTTCCGGAAAGCAGCGAAAGCCTTTCCAACTATGTGTTTAAGCGGTTGCTTATGCGGGTGGATGTGATGCCCACAGCTGATTACCGACTCGAAATTCTCTGGAGGCTGGTCAAAGAGCTGATTCCGGTTATGATCATGGTTTCGGTGGTTTCGGCTGTTGCATTTTTCAAAAAGATGAAAACAGGATTTTCCAATCATAGCAGCAACATTTTGGTTTTTCTTCTGATTGGATTTTCAGGCTCGGCGCCACTTGCAACGACCATGGTTCAAAAAGGGTGGTACCTCGTCCCTGCATTTCCTTATTTTGCCATTGGTTTTGCACTGATGATCTCGCCCATGGTTGCAGTCTGGATTGAAAAAATCAATTCACAAAAACAAGCGTTCAGAATATTCACCTTCCTCACCATTTTAATGATGGCCGGAGTAATTGTCATCACTGCTTCACAATATGGAAAGGTTTCGCGTGAAAGAGAAACTGTGGCGGATGTGTATGAAATCGGGAAAGTTGTTCCGCGCCTTTCTGCCATCACTGTTCCGCAGGAAATGTATTCCGAATACAATTTTATTCTTGAGGGTTTTTTGGTCAGGTATTTCAACATATCACTCGATCCGAGAGAGGAGAATGAGTATTTTATGAAATTAAAGACTTTAAATGCGGATGTTCCTGAAGGCTACAAAAGGGTTCAGATCAGCTTAAACAAGTATGACCTTTTCAAAAAGCAGTGA